In one Pseudomonas sp. SG20056 genomic region, the following are encoded:
- a CDS encoding ABC transporter ATP-binding protein, which yields MQAVISIQQLSKTYASGHPALQDINLDIRPGEIFALLGPNGAGKTTLISIICGIVNPGGGRVLVGGQDIIKDYRASRSQIGLVPQELVSDVFETVWATVKFSRGLFGKKPNPAYLEQLLKDLSLWDKRDARIFELSGGMKRRVMIAKALSHEPQILFLDEPTAGVDVELRRDMWNMVRRLRERGVTIILTTHYIEEAEEMADRIGVISKGRIILVEDKQALMHKLGKKQLTLQLQQPLASIPAELARYPLELSDEGRVLVFTFDTQSEHTGIAELLKDLAQHGIDFKDLQSSQSSLEEIFVSLVKESRA from the coding sequence GGACATCAATCTGGACATTCGCCCCGGCGAAATCTTTGCGCTGCTCGGCCCCAACGGCGCCGGCAAGACCACCCTGATCAGCATTATCTGCGGCATCGTCAACCCAGGCGGCGGGCGGGTGTTGGTGGGCGGTCAGGACATCATCAAGGACTACCGCGCTTCGCGCTCGCAGATCGGTCTGGTGCCGCAAGAGCTGGTCAGCGATGTGTTTGAAACCGTCTGGGCGACGGTGAAGTTCAGCCGTGGCCTGTTCGGCAAGAAGCCCAATCCGGCCTATCTGGAGCAACTGCTCAAGGACCTGTCGCTGTGGGACAAGCGTGACGCGAGGATTTTCGAGTTGTCCGGTGGCATGAAACGCCGGGTGATGATCGCCAAGGCACTGAGCCACGAGCCACAAATTCTGTTCCTCGACGAACCCACGGCAGGCGTTGACGTCGAGCTGCGTCGCGATATGTGGAACATGGTGCGCCGTCTGCGTGAGCGCGGTGTGACCATCATTCTCACCACCCATTACATCGAAGAGGCCGAGGAAATGGCCGACCGCATCGGGGTGATCAGCAAGGGGCGGATCATTCTGGTGGAAGACAAGCAGGCGCTGATGCACAAGCTCGGCAAGAAGCAGCTGACCCTGCAGCTGCAGCAGCCCCTGGCGAGCATCCCTGCCGAACTGGCGCGTTACCCGCTGGAACTGAGCGACGAGGGCCGCGTGCTGGTGTTTACCTTCGACACCCAGAGCGAGCACACCGGCATCGCCGAACTGCTCAAGGACCTCGCCCAGCACGGCATCGACTTCAAGGATTTGCAGTCCAGCCAGAGTTCGCTGGAAGAAATCTTTGTGTCTTTGGTCAAGGAGTCGCGCGCATGA